The following coding sequences lie in one Primulina huaijiensis isolate GDHJ02 chromosome 2, ASM1229523v2, whole genome shotgun sequence genomic window:
- the LOC140970693 gene encoding ribosomal lysine N-methyltransferase set10-like isoform X3, with translation MYSTMETSSEAAKLELFLQWLKVNGVELRGCDIKYCGSDKGFGVFSSDVAPDGILLAVPLDLAITPMRVLQDPLLGPECRAMLDEGEVDDRLLIMLFLMVERLRKNSYWNPYLDMLPNTFGNPLWFSEDDLLELKGTTLHRATEMQKKKLTSLFEEKVKKLVEKLLAHDGNSGSLGSEVIFEDFLWANSIFWARALNIPFPRSYVFPRVSEEQEKTSEEQEKTSSMRPAKPSDYVSVEKLVHIESGKNFQVNDSATQVSAVASTLEVENIWVEGLVPGIDFCNHDLKAAATWEVDGTGSTTGIPFSMYLLSVGKNHFQVENEISISYGSKGNEELLYLYGFVMEDNPDDYLMIHYPLEAISDVPFSEAKGQLLEAQKCELRCLLPRSLLNSGFFPESSSGEANSKETNGRGFNYSWTGDRSMPSYASKLIFPEEFLSALRTIGMRENELYEASSLLEELVVSREEKQPSEMDVRAAIWEACGDSRALQLLVDLLNVKYQVEWVSF, from the exons ATGTACTCAACAATGGAGACGAGTTCAGAAGCGGCAAAGCTCGAGCTTTTTCTTCAGTGGCTAAAG GTGAATGGAGTGGAGCTACGGGGTTGTGATATCAAATATTGTGGCTCGGACAAAGGTTTTGGCGTTTTCTCATCTGATGTTGCTCCTGATG GAATTTTGCTGGCGGTTCCACTTGATTTAGCAATTACTCCTATGAGGGTACTACAAGATCCTTTGCTTGGACCTGAATGCAGGGCAATGCTTGATGAAGGAGAGGTAGATGATCGATTGTTGATCATGCTGTTTCTAATGGTGGAGCGTTTACGAAAGAACTCTTATTGGAATCC GTATCTTGATATGCTTCCTAATACATTTGGAAATCCGCTTTGGTTTTCTGAAGATGACCTTTTGGAGCTGAAGGGAACCACATTACATCGTGCTACTGAAATGCAG AAGAAAAAATTAACGTCTCTATTTGAAGAAAAAGTGAAGAAATTGGTGGAGAAGCTGTTGGCTCATGATGGCAATTCAGGAAG TTTAGGCAGTGAAGTGATATTTGAAGACTTCCTTTG GGCAAATTCTATATTTTGGGCTAGGGCATTAAATATTCCCTTTCCACGTTCATATGTGTTTCCAAGAGTTTCAGAAGAGCAAGAAAAAACAAGCGAAGAGCAAGAAAAAACAAGCAGCATGAGACCTGCTAAACCTTCTGATTATGTTTCTGTTGAAAAGTTGGTTCATATAGAAAGTGGAAAAA ATTTCCAGGTAAATGACTCTGCTACCCAAGTTTCCGCAGTTGCTTCCACTTTAGAAGTTGAGAATATATGGGTTGAGGGTCTTGTCCCCGGCATTGATTTTTGCAATCATG ACTTAAAAGCTGCAGCAACTTGGGAAGTTGATGGAACTGGATCAACAACCGGAATTCCTTTTTCCATGTACCTACTTTCAG TTGGGAAAAATCATTTCCAAGTCGAGAATGAGATTTCTATCAGTTATGGTAGCAAGGGAAATGAG GAGTTGCTGTACTTGTATGGATTTGTTATGGAGGATAATCCAGATGACTATCTTATG ATTCATTATCCTCTGGAAGCTATCTCTGATGTTCCTTTTTCTGAGGCCAAAGGGCAGCTTCTTGAAGCACAG AAATGCGAGTTGAGGTGCCTCTTACCTAGGAGTTTGCTAAACAGTGGTTTTTTCCCTGAAAGTTCATCTGGAGAAGCTAATAGCAAGGAGACAAATGGTCGAGGTTTCAATTATAGTTGGACTGGCGACCGCAGCATGCCCTCTTATGCCAGTAAACTTATTTTTCCTGAAGAGTTTTTGAGTGCCTTGAGGACAATAGGGATGAGAGAGAACGAGCTTTACGAGGCTTCATCATTACTTGAAGAA CTTGTAGTTTCTAGAGAAGAGAAACAGCCATCTGAAATGGATGTTCGAGCAGCAATATGGGAAGCATGCGGGGATTCAAGGGCATTACAGTTACTTGTTGATCTTCTTAACGTGAA GTATCAGGTTGAATGGGTATCATTCTAA